The Nostoc sp. UHCC 0926 nucleotide sequence CTCTCGCGGAACCACTTGAGGGCAGCGCGCCCCACGAGGCCCGATCCTCCGGCGAAAAGTACCTGTCTTAAAGCCACCTTATTTTCAAGTATCATGATTTTTACCTCTTGTTATTGTTATGAAACCAGTTGCATTTACTTGAGTGTAATGACTTCCAACACTCACTTTCTTTCAGATTCTTATGGTGCTTCTTTCAGCGATAGTGAACCTGTTTCGAGGTCATTCCAGAAAATTGTTTAGAAACTACCTATTCAGAACTGCGATCGCAAAAAGATATCTGCCAAGGCAGATCGCGGTTTAACTCACTGTGTATCCACCATCGATCGCTAAGGGTTATCCCGTAATGTAGCTGGCAGCATCCGAGCAAAGAAAAATAACGGCTTGAGCGATTTTTTCGTCGCTTCTGCGAAACTCACGGAACAATTGCAGTAACGCGGATTTCAATACGCATCGTCGGAAGTCCAAGTGCCGCGACTCCTACCTGTGTCCAAATGGGGGCGTGGTTGGGCATGTAATGGCGATATAGCCTAACCATCACATCATTAACCTCCGGGGGAAACCCTCCAACGTGGTAAGAATTGACGTGGACAACATGCTCCCAACTAGCACCGGCAGTCGCCAAGGTTCGCTCTACGTTCCGAAACGCCTGAGCAATCTCGTCCGTGAGCGATTCGGGAATTTGCAGATCGTCATCCCAGCCGCCTTGTCCTGATGTCTCCACTCGATCGCCAGTTTTTACCGCTTGCGAGTAATGCAATCCATTCAGCAGGCGTTCTCCATAACCGGGGGTGACAAAAAACTCGATCTTATTCATTGTGTTCCTCTGTTCAGTACGATTGTCGATAGGGGTTTCTAAATCCTTAGTTTTGGCGCTGGAGGGAACCCACACTATGGTGAGTGCTGCCGCAGCAACGCACACTCTCTGTTCAGGCTATCCGCTCTAGTGTCCCAACGCGCCTAAAGGACGCAGCGAGCGCCGTCTGCGGGGATTTTGAGGTCGATGAGGTAGTCGGCGACGATGTCGTTGACACACGCATTGCCGGCGGTGAGGGCTACACCGTGCTGTTCGCCCTCGACGGTCAGCAGGCTCGCGCCGAGCGTCTTGGCGAGGCTGATGCCGCCCTCGTGCGGGGTGCCCGGATCGCGGGTGACCGACACGACCAAGGTTTTAGGGAGTCCTTTGATGTTCTGGGCGTAGGGGTATCCGAGGGTGGGTTTCACGCGCCAATGCTCACAGAGGTCGCGGGCGTTGACGGGCCGGCCAGTGTCCAGAAACGGTGCGACCTTGAAAATGTCGCGCGTCATCGCGCTCTCCTGCTCGGGCGTGTGGCGTTCCTCGTCGAGGCAGTTAATGGCCAGCAGGGACTCGTTGCCATTGCCGTAGCTACCGTCGGCACTGCGCTGGCTGAGGATGTCGCGCAAGAACAGCAGGGTTTTACCGCTTCCGGCCTTGAGTTCGGTGATGGCTTGGATCACCGCACGCCAGCCCGTCTCGCCGTAAAGCCCAGTGGTCACGCCGTCAATTACGGCGGTGTAAGTGACCTCGCGTCCGTCTGCGGTGATGATCGGTTTATCAATCAGTGGCTGCACGATTTGCTGGAAGGCGGCGGTAGCTTGCTTGGGATCGGTGCCGAGCGGACAAGTCGGGGTCTTGGCGCAGAAGGCCGCCATGTTGTCGAAGGCGTGCTGGAAACCCGCAAACAGGACGCGGCGACGTTCGGTGGTGTCGGTGGTGGGGTCGATCGCGCCGTCGAGCACCATGGCCCGCACGTTCTGCGGGAAGGTCTCGGCGTAGATCGCGCCGAGCCGGGTACCGTAGCTGACGCCGAGAAAGGAGAGCTTGTCATCTCCGAGCACCGCGCGGAGCACATCCATGTCGCGCACCACATCGCGGGTGCCGGCGTGAGCCAGAACGTCCTCGCCGCCGGAACGCTCGGCGCATTTTTGGTACAACTGACGGGTCTCGTCATCGGTG carries:
- a CDS encoding RidA family protein, translating into MNKIEFFVTPGYGERLLNGLHYSQAVKTGDRVETSGQGGWDDDLQIPESLTDEIAQAFRNVERTLATAGASWEHVVHVNSYHVGGFPPEVNDVMVRLYRHYMPNHAPIWTQVGVAALGLPTMRIEIRVTAIVP
- a CDS encoding alpha/beta hydrolase, with amino-acid sequence MIGTVIVVLSACGQPTLGQSSKPGGEVPAELERFYDQKLTFGSCEGYATTDADAKTFANNTFKCARLEVPLDYQNPRGRTAQIALLRVPAKGKPSKRIGSLLINPGGPGFSGMSHAVLVGVALGEHPITQRFDLIGFDPRGVGASTPALDCFTNAEREADKLVNSINSGGKDYTDDETRQLYQKCAERSGGEDVLAHAGTRDVVRDMDVLRAVLGDDKLSFLGVSYGTRLGAIYAETFPQNVRAMVLDGAIDPTTDTTERRRVLFAGFQHAFDNMAAFCAKTPTCPLGTDPKQATAAFQQIVQPLIDKPIITADGREVTYTAVIDGVTTGLYGETGWRAVIQAITELKAGSGKTLLFLRDILSQRSADGSYGNGNESLLAINCLDEERHTPEQESAMTRDIFKVAPFLDTGRPVNARDLCEHWRVKPTLGYPYAQNIKGLPKTLVVSVTRDPGTPHEGGISLAKTLGASLLTVEGEQHGVALTAGNACVNDIVADYLIDLKIPADGARCVL